One part of the Girardinichthys multiradiatus isolate DD_20200921_A chromosome 10, DD_fGirMul_XY1, whole genome shotgun sequence genome encodes these proteins:
- the LOC124874708 gene encoding zinc finger protein 503-like, which yields MITSPLVSILRNSTNSAWESGFSVEEGAAKISRLSVHHCVSPADPSRQTGRLPIKVLKMLTARAGHILHPEYLQPLPSTPISPIELDAKKSPLALLAQTCSQIGKPDPPSSSKLSSVASSGSSDKEAKSGPLKISDIGADDKSSFKPYSKSSEKKESSSSSMSGDKTGFRVPSATCQPFTPRTGSPSSCTSVSPLPSEGKTGDKDEKKESDCNKGSTTESSGSQRINGITSDDSTSGSKAATSDSTSVTSSSSVLGSGLVAPVSPYKPGHTVFPLPPASISYPGSLAGAYAGYPQPFLPHGMTLDPTKPSSQLLSAQFAAAGSLGCSKAGSSPLAGASPPSLMSASLCRDPYCLSYHCTSHLSGASGANCAHDSALKSGYPLMYSTHPLHSVHASAPSFTGHPLYPYGFMLPNDPLPHVCNWVSANGPCDKRFSSSEELLSHLRTHTSFAGTEKLISGYPGSTTLANAAAAAAMACHMHIPSNGSPGSPSALALRGPHHPLGLSSRYHPYSKSPLPAPGAPIPVPAATGPYYSPYALYGQRLTTASALGYQ from the exons ATGATCACTTCGCCCTTGGTCTCTATCCTGAGAAATAGCACGAATTCAGCGTGGGAGAGCGGCTTCTCGGTGGAAGAGGGAGCAGCGAAGATCAGCCGACTGTCCGTCCACCACTGCGTCTCTCCCGCGGATCCCTCTCGCCAGACCGGCCGTCTTCCCATCAAGGTGCTGAAAATGCTCACCGCTCGGGCAGGACACATCTTGCACCCGGAGTATCTCCAGCCTCTGCCGTCCACTCCTATTAGTCCCATCGAG TTGGATGCAAAAAAGAGTCCGCTGGCCCTTTTGGCCCAGACTTGTTCTCAAATCGGCAAGCCAGACCCTCCGTCCTCCTCCAAGCTTTCATCCGTGGCTTCCAGCGGATCCAGCGACAAGGAGGCCAAATCCGGTCCACTGAAAATTAGCGACATCGGAGCCGACGACAAGTCCAGCTTCAAGCCCTACTCGAAATCTTCAGAAAAGAAGGAGTCGTCGAGCAGCAGCATGAGTGGAGATAAAACTGGTTTCCGGGTGCCTAGCGCCACCTGCCAGCCGTTTACGCCCAGGACAGGCAGCCCCAGTTCCTGCACCTCCGTGTCACCTTTACCGTCGGAGGGGAAAACCGGGGACAAAGATGAGAAGAAGGAGTCTGATTGCAATAAAGGCAGCACGACTGAGAGCAGCGGAAGCCAAAGAATAAATGGAATTACCTCTGATGACAGCACATCTGGATCCAAGGCTGCTACATCAGACTCAACATCTgtaacctcctcctcctccgttCTCGGATCCGGACTGGTGGCCCCCGTCTCCCCCTATAAGCCGGGACACACAGTTTTTCCTCTGCCGCCCGCGAGTATTTCCTATCCTGGCAGTTTAGCGGGAGCGTATGCAGGTTACCCGCAACCGTTCCTCCCCCACGGAATGACCCTGGACCCCACCAAACCCAGTAGCCAGCTGCTGAGTGCGCAGTTCGCCGCCGCCGGTTCGCTGGGCTGTAGTAAAGCCGGGTCGAGCCCGCTGGCTGGAGCTTCCCCGCCGTCTTTAATGTCCGCCAGCCTGTGCAGAGACCCATACTGCTTGAGCTACCACTGTACCAGCCATCTGTCCGGTGCGTCAGGCGCCAACTGCGCACACGACTCCGCTCTAAAGTCCGGATACCCGCTCATGTACTCAACGCACCCACTGCACAGTGTGCATGCCTCGGCCCCGTCCTTTACCGGACACCCCCTGTACCCTTACGGCTTTATGTTGCCCAACGACCCGCTGCCCCATGTGTGCAACTGGGTATCTGCTAACGGACCCTGCGACAAGCGCTTCTCCTCCTCAGAGGAGCTCCTCAGCCACCTGCGGACTCACACCTCCTTCGCCGGGACAGAGAAGTTGATATCCGGGTACCCGGGCTCCACTACGCTCGCGAACGCGGCTGCAGCCGCTGCCATGGCCTGTCACATGCACATCCCTTCAAACGGCAGCCCGGGCAGCCCCAGCGCGCTGGCCCTCAGGGGGCCCCATCATCCGCTCGGACTTAGCAGCCGCTATCACCCGTACTCAAAGAGCCCCCTGCCCGCTCCCGGGGCTCCAATTCCGGTGCCAGCGGCCACAGGCCCTTATTACTCCCCGTACGCCCTGTACGGACAAAGACTGACAACAGCCTCTGCCTTAGGATACCAGTAA